In one Candidatus Leptovillus gracilis genomic region, the following are encoded:
- a CDS encoding IS1182 family transposase: protein MSLPGEPILDIPELTVEIAWSAFPNGNIYMQMRDELGVFYDDKQFTDLFSHTGQPAIAPWRLALITVMQFAENLTDRQAADAVRARIDWKYALSLEMQDTGFHYSVLSEFRGRLIAGGQAELLLQKMLDCFKEKKFLKQRGKQRTDSTYVLAAMRHLNQLELVHETLRCALNELAVQAPAWLKRQVNAEWFDHYSQRTSNYLLPKKEEERQAWAKRVGQDGIFLLEQIYWGVNHAELRELSAVEVLRQVWLQNFYQDDRQIRLRQQKDQPPSALRITSPYELEARCSSKRDITWTGYKVHLTETCGADSPNLIINVETRTSTEPDHAVTGIIHDHLARKEILPAEHYVDQGYMSVEHLVQADKDYGLNLMGAVPNDNSWQVRQQGYDSRHFTIDWDNECAVCPQNQTSCSWSLAKTRSQRPVVKIKFRCKDCNACPQVDLCTNNKEKRRTLTVLAPQAHFEAQQEARQRQQTMEFKKACQLRAGVEGTVSQVAYTLGARQSRYRGVAKTHLQNLATAAAGNLLRIIAWLNDVPRAATPKSRFALLAG, encoded by the coding sequence ATGTCGTTACCCGGCGAACCCATTCTTGATATTCCTGAACTCACAGTCGAAATTGCTTGGTCTGCATTCCCCAATGGGAATATCTATATGCAGATGAGAGATGAATTGGGCGTTTTCTACGATGATAAACAATTTACCGACCTGTTTTCACATACGGGTCAGCCAGCCATAGCACCATGGCGATTAGCGTTGATCACCGTAATGCAGTTTGCCGAGAATCTAACAGACCGTCAGGCAGCGGATGCTGTCCGAGCCCGAATCGATTGGAAGTACGCACTCAGCTTGGAGATGCAAGATACTGGCTTTCATTATTCAGTCTTAAGTGAATTCCGGGGGCGGCTCATCGCTGGGGGCCAGGCAGAACTATTACTCCAAAAGATGCTGGATTGCTTCAAGGAGAAGAAATTCCTGAAGCAACGAGGAAAACAACGCACCGATTCAACCTATGTTCTGGCGGCTATGCGACACTTAAATCAACTGGAGTTGGTGCACGAGACATTGCGCTGTGCGCTAAACGAGCTTGCAGTTCAAGCACCAGCCTGGCTCAAACGACAAGTCAACGCCGAGTGGTTTGACCATTATAGCCAGCGGACCAGCAACTATCTGCTGCCCAAGAAAGAGGAAGAACGTCAAGCCTGGGCCAAGCGTGTCGGTCAGGACGGTATTTTTCTTTTGGAACAGATCTATTGGGGCGTTAATCATGCTGAACTAAGGGAACTATCGGCAGTCGAGGTTCTCAGACAAGTATGGCTACAGAATTTTTATCAAGATGATAGGCAGATACGCTTGCGTCAGCAAAAAGATCAGCCGCCTTCAGCGCTGCGAATTACATCACCCTATGAACTTGAGGCACGATGTAGTAGCAAACGAGATATCACCTGGACAGGGTATAAAGTTCATCTGACAGAAACCTGCGGTGCAGATTCTCCCAACTTAATCATCAACGTCGAAACACGAACAAGCACTGAACCTGACCATGCGGTAACGGGTATTATTCATGACCACCTGGCACGGAAAGAAATTCTACCAGCTGAACATTACGTTGATCAGGGTTATATGTCGGTTGAGCATCTGGTTCAGGCGGATAAGGATTATGGCCTTAACCTCATGGGTGCAGTACCAAATGACAACAGTTGGCAAGTGCGTCAACAAGGGTATGACAGTCGTCATTTCACGATTGATTGGGATAATGAGTGCGCTGTTTGTCCTCAAAACCAAACCAGTTGCAGTTGGTCATTGGCCAAAACTCGTTCGCAGCGTCCTGTTGTGAAAATCAAGTTCCGCTGCAAAGACTGTAATGCTTGTCCCCAGGTCGATTTGTGCACCAACAACAAGGAAAAAAGGAGGACACTCACTGTTTTGGCGCCGCAAGCACATTTTGAAGCCCAACAAGAAGCTCGCCAACGGCAGCAAACAATGGAATTCAAGAAAGCCTGTCAACTGCGCGCAGGTGTTGAGGGTACTGTCTCGCAAGTAGCTTATACTCTGGGAGCTCGGCAATCACGCTATCGAGGCGTCGCAAAAACGCACCTGCAAAATTTGGCAACCGCAGCAGCGGGGAATCTCTTGCGGATTATTGCCTGGCTCAATGATGTACCACGTGCAGCGACACCAAAGTCCCGTTTTGCTCTATTAGCTGGCTAA
- the kdpB gene encoding potassium-transporting ATPase subunit KdpB, producing the protein MNAKQALYRRALGDAFIKLNPRHLVRNPVMFVVEIGSLLLTALFILSLFDVPVTGDTPAFTGAIAAWLWFTILFANFAEALAEGRGKAQADALRRTRSETPAKKLAAADPQAQVEIVNSTQLRKGDFVLVEVNDFIPADGEVVVGIAAVDESAVTGESAPVVREAGGDRSAVTGGTRVISDWLVVAISSNPGEGFLDRMISLVEGAKRQKTPNEIALTILLAGFTIVFLVVVATLLPFSVYSVQAAGQGTAVTITVLVALLVCLIPTTIGGLLNAIGIAGMDRLIQRNVLAMSGRAVEAAGDVDVLLLDKTGTITLGNRQAVAFVPVDGIRPHDLARLTQIASLADETPEGRSIVALAERDFNLKPDSHPTQAAEFIPFTAQTRMSGINLNGDAVRKGAPDTIIRYVREQGGEIPGGLQTAVDTIARTGGTPLVVAHNGRAIGVVHLKDVVKPGMKQRFAQMRAMGIKTVMITGDNPLTATAIAAEAGVDDFLAEATPEAKLKLIRQYQAEGRLVAMTGDGTNDAPALAQADVAVAMNSGTQPAREAANMIDLDRDPTKLIEIVEIGKQLLMTRGSLTTFSIANDVAKYFAIIPAAFAATYPALAALNFMRLTTPQSAILSAVIFNALVIIALVPLALRGVPYRPLPAARLLRDNLLIYGLGGLVTPFIGIKAIDLILTALGLV; encoded by the coding sequence ATGAATGCGAAACAGGCTCTCTACCGTCGCGCTTTAGGCGACGCTTTTATCAAACTCAATCCCCGCCACCTGGTGCGTAATCCGGTGATGTTTGTTGTGGAAATCGGCAGTTTGCTGCTGACGGCGCTGTTTATTCTTTCCTTGTTCGATGTACCCGTGACCGGTGACACCCCGGCTTTCACCGGCGCCATTGCCGCCTGGCTCTGGTTCACCATCCTCTTTGCCAATTTTGCCGAGGCGCTGGCCGAAGGGCGCGGCAAAGCCCAGGCCGACGCCCTGCGCCGCACCCGCAGCGAAACCCCGGCCAAAAAGCTGGCAGCGGCCGATCCCCAGGCGCAAGTCGAGATTGTCAATTCCACCCAACTGCGCAAGGGCGATTTTGTTCTGGTGGAGGTCAACGATTTCATCCCGGCCGATGGCGAGGTGGTCGTCGGCATCGCCGCTGTAGACGAAAGCGCTGTCACCGGCGAAAGCGCCCCGGTAGTCCGCGAAGCCGGCGGCGACCGCAGCGCCGTCACCGGCGGCACGCGGGTCATCTCCGATTGGCTGGTGGTCGCCATCAGCAGCAACCCCGGCGAAGGCTTCCTGGACCGGATGATCAGTCTGGTGGAAGGGGCTAAACGGCAGAAAACGCCCAATGAAATCGCTCTGACGATTTTGCTGGCCGGGTTTACCATCGTTTTTTTGGTGGTGGTGGCGACGCTGCTGCCCTTTTCTGTTTACAGTGTGCAGGCGGCGGGGCAGGGAACGGCCGTTACCATCACCGTCCTCGTCGCCCTGCTGGTCTGCCTGATCCCCACCACCATCGGCGGGCTGCTCAATGCCATCGGCATCGCCGGCATGGACCGGCTGATCCAGCGCAACGTATTGGCGATGTCTGGCCGGGCGGTGGAAGCGGCCGGCGATGTGGATGTGCTGCTGCTGGACAAAACGGGAACCATCACCCTGGGCAACCGGCAGGCGGTGGCCTTTGTGCCGGTAGATGGCATACGCCCCCACGACTTAGCCCGGCTGACGCAAATTGCCTCGCTGGCCGACGAGACGCCCGAAGGCCGCAGCATCGTTGCCCTGGCGGAACGGGATTTTAACCTGAAACCGGACAGCCACCCCACGCAGGCGGCCGAGTTTATCCCTTTCACGGCGCAGACACGCATGAGCGGCATTAATTTGAATGGCGATGCCGTGCGCAAAGGCGCGCCGGACACCATCATCCGCTATGTGCGCGAACAGGGGGGTGAAATACCGGGCGGGCTGCAAACGGCCGTAGATACCATCGCCCGTACTGGCGGCACGCCATTGGTCGTTGCCCACAACGGCCGGGCCATTGGCGTGGTCCACCTGAAAGACGTGGTGAAGCCGGGCATGAAACAGCGCTTCGCCCAAATGCGGGCCATGGGCATCAAAACAGTCATGATCACCGGCGACAATCCACTTACAGCCACCGCCATCGCCGCCGAAGCAGGTGTGGACGATTTTCTGGCCGAGGCGACGCCGGAAGCCAAGCTAAAGCTCATCCGCCAGTACCAGGCCGAAGGGCGGCTGGTGGCTATGACCGGCGACGGCACGAACGACGCGCCGGCGCTGGCGCAGGCCGATGTAGCGGTGGCGATGAACAGCGGCACGCAGCCCGCCCGCGAAGCGGCCAATATGATAGACCTGGACAGAGACCCGACCAAGCTGATTGAAATTGTGGAAATTGGCAAGCAGCTTCTGATGACGCGCGGTTCGCTGACGACGTTCAGCATTGCCAATGACGTGGCGAAGTATTTTGCCATCATTCCGGCGGCCTTCGCGGCCACTTATCCGGCGCTGGCGGCGCTGAATTTTATGCGCCTGACGACGCCACAGAGCGCCATTTTGTCGGCGGTCATTTTTAACGCGCTGGTGATTATTGCCCTGGTGCCGCTGGCGCTGCGCGGTGTGCCCTACCGCCCTCTGCCAGCCGCGCGGCTGCTGCGCGATAATTTGCTCATTTATGGTCTGGGTGGCCTGGTTACGCCCTTCATCGGCATCAAGGCGATTGACCTGATTCTGACAGCCTTAGGGCTGGTTTAA
- a CDS encoding sensor histidine kinase KdpD, protein MNDRRPDPDQLLNNIQRDAAQETRGKLKIFLGYAAGVGKTFAMLEAAQQRRAEGVDVVVGYVETHGRAETDALLADLEILPRQELVYRGVSLSEMATDAILARRPQIVLVDELAHTNAPGSRHARRYQDVLELLHSGIHVYTTVNIQHLQSLNDVVAQVTGVTVRETIPDHILDEAHEIELIDLPIDELLARLETGKVYISAQAEQALRKFFRPGNLTALREMALRRTAERVDEQMRAYMQTHAIAGPWPAGERLLVCVSPSPLSERLVRTTRRLARSLNAEWIAAYVETPGYTYLPEADKDRVTQTLQLAEELGGQTARLSGTSVAETLVNYAFSHNVTKIVAGKPLHPRWREWLRGSLIDQIVQRSQDMDVYVISGKTTTGKTAVPVLQVAPPLFNWRAYLLSAALVLLVTLAGLPLRPFINPTNLVMLYLVVVMVTAVWQGRRPSIFASLLSVIAFDVVFVPPYYTLVVADAEYLLTFIGFLAVGLVIGSLAARAREQALAARQREAQTTALLELSQKLAVAADVEAIAQTAVQHIQRTYNNDATLYLPDEAEGRLVVHTATSSNPAEPDDYAVADWVFRQGQPAGRHTNTLAGANSYYLPLRTSGQIVGVMAVDLSSIQSVALVGEQQRLLASFASQIALALAKAYLSEQARQAQLLAETEKLQTTLLNSISHDLRTPLASITGALSSLLDDADLLTPAAQRDLVHTAWEQALRLNRLVGNLLDMTRLESGAMRVVCQPYDVQELVGATLAQLSHRLHGRTVKRNIPDDLPPVSIDLTLMMQALMNLVDNAVKYSAPDEAIEIEAYRAQQTVIVTVRDHGPGIPEGELERIFTKFFRLEPGGVGGTGLGLSIVKGVVEAHNGRVWAHNHPDGGAVFSMALPLAQAEMAVDG, encoded by the coding sequence ATGAACGACAGACGACCTGATCCAGACCAGCTTCTCAACAACATCCAGCGCGATGCCGCGCAAGAGACGCGAGGCAAACTAAAAATCTTTCTGGGCTATGCTGCCGGTGTGGGCAAGACCTTTGCCATGCTGGAAGCGGCCCAACAGCGCCGCGCTGAAGGCGTGGATGTTGTGGTGGGCTACGTGGAGACGCACGGCCGTGCCGAAACCGACGCGCTGCTGGCCGACTTGGAGATACTTCCACGGCAAGAACTGGTGTATCGCGGCGTTAGCCTGTCTGAGATGGCCACCGACGCCATTTTGGCGCGCCGGCCGCAGATCGTCCTGGTAGATGAACTGGCGCACACCAACGCCCCTGGCTCGCGCCATGCGCGCCGCTACCAGGACGTGCTAGAACTGCTGCACAGCGGCATCCATGTTTACACCACCGTCAACATCCAACATTTGCAAAGCCTGAATGACGTGGTGGCGCAAGTGACCGGCGTCACCGTGCGCGAGACCATCCCCGACCACATTCTGGACGAGGCCCATGAAATCGAGCTAATAGATTTGCCCATTGACGAGCTGCTGGCGCGGCTGGAAACGGGCAAAGTCTATATATCGGCGCAGGCGGAACAGGCGCTGCGTAAATTCTTTCGCCCTGGCAACCTGACGGCGCTGCGGGAAATGGCGCTGCGCCGCACGGCCGAACGGGTGGATGAGCAGATGCGGGCCTACATGCAGACCCATGCTATTGCCGGTCCCTGGCCGGCCGGCGAGCGGCTGTTGGTCTGCGTTAGTCCCAGCCCGCTCAGCGAGCGGCTGGTGCGTACCACCCGGCGGCTGGCGCGAAGTCTGAACGCCGAATGGATTGCCGCTTACGTGGAAACGCCAGGCTATACCTATTTGCCGGAGGCGGATAAAGACCGTGTGACGCAGACGCTGCAACTGGCGGAAGAGTTGGGCGGGCAAACTGCGCGGCTCAGTGGCACTTCCGTGGCGGAGACGCTGGTCAATTATGCCTTCAGCCATAACGTGACCAAGATTGTGGCCGGAAAACCGCTGCACCCGCGGTGGCGGGAATGGCTGCGCGGCTCGTTGATTGACCAAATTGTGCAGCGCAGCCAGGATATGGACGTGTATGTCATCAGCGGCAAAACGACGACGGGCAAAACGGCCGTTCCTGTCCTTCAAGTCGCCCCGCCGCTCTTTAACTGGCGCGCTTATCTGCTCAGTGCCGCCCTGGTTTTGTTGGTGACGTTGGCCGGGCTGCCCTTACGGCCGTTTATCAACCCCACCAACCTGGTGATGTTGTATCTGGTGGTGGTGATGGTAACGGCCGTCTGGCAGGGGCGACGGCCGTCCATCTTCGCCTCGCTGCTCAGCGTCATCGCCTTCGATGTGGTTTTCGTACCGCCATATTACACCCTCGTCGTCGCCGACGCCGAATATCTGCTCACCTTTATCGGCTTTCTGGCCGTCGGCCTGGTGATTGGCTCCTTGGCGGCGCGTGCTCGTGAACAGGCGCTGGCCGCCCGCCAGCGCGAGGCGCAAACGACAGCCCTGCTGGAACTGAGCCAGAAATTAGCGGTGGCTGCTGACGTGGAAGCTATTGCGCAAACGGCCGTTCAGCACATCCAGCGCACCTACAACAACGACGCCACCTTGTACTTGCCCGACGAAGCCGAAGGACGGCTCGTCGTCCACACTGCCACATCTAGCAATCCCGCCGAACCCGACGATTACGCCGTGGCCGATTGGGTTTTTCGCCAGGGGCAGCCGGCCGGCCGTCATACCAACACCCTGGCCGGCGCGAACAGCTATTATCTGCCATTGCGCACCTCAGGGCAGATTGTCGGCGTCATGGCTGTGGATCTTTCCAGCATTCAGTCGGTGGCCCTTGTGGGCGAGCAGCAGCGGCTGTTGGCCTCGTTTGCCAGCCAGATAGCCCTGGCGCTGGCTAAAGCCTACCTGTCCGAGCAGGCCCGGCAGGCGCAGCTTCTGGCAGAAACGGAAAAATTGCAGACCACCCTGCTCAACTCCATTTCGCACGATTTGCGCACGCCGTTGGCTTCCATTACCGGTGCGCTCAGCAGCCTGTTGGACGATGCCGATTTGCTCACCCCAGCTGCGCAGCGCGATCTGGTGCACACTGCCTGGGAACAGGCGCTGCGTCTGAATAGATTGGTGGGCAATCTGTTGGATATGACACGCCTGGAATCTGGGGCGATGCGGGTCGTCTGCCAGCCTTATGATGTGCAAGAATTGGTGGGGGCGACATTGGCGCAGTTGTCTCACCGGCTGCATGGGCGCACCGTCAAACGAAATATCCCCGACGATTTACCGCCAGTTTCGATTGATTTGACGTTGATGATGCAGGCGCTGATGAATCTGGTGGACAATGCGGTGAAATATTCAGCCCCGGATGAAGCAATTGAAATCGAGGCGTACCGGGCACAGCAGACGGTGATCGTGACGGTTAGAGATCATGGCCCGGGTATTCCCGAAGGGGAACTGGAACGGATTTTCACCAAGTTTTTCCGGCTGGAACCTGGTGGGGTAGGTGGTACGGGTCTGGGATTATCTATTGTGAAGGGGGTTGTGGAGGCGCATAACGGCCGTGTCTGGGCACACAACCATCCTGACGGCGGCGCAGTTTTTTCAATGGCCCTGCCCCTGGCCCAGGCAGAAATGGCGGTGGACGGTTAG
- the kdpF gene encoding K(+)-transporting ATPase subunit F, producing the protein MNWLYVITAVLALGLLVYLFLALIKPEWF; encoded by the coding sequence ATGAATTGGTTGTACGTGATAACGGCCGTTCTGGCTCTGGGTCTATTGGTCTACCTGTTTCTCGCGCTCATCAAGCCGGAGTGGTTTTAA
- the kdpA gene encoding potassium-transporting ATPase subunit KdpA: MNGLLQTSIYLISLLLLAWPLGIYMAGVYRGEQTWWTRPFHPLERLFYRLAGVDERQEMTWQQIAVSVLLFNAVGFLAVYLLLRLQAWLPLNPDGLTAVPPALAFNTAVSFASNTNWQFYSGETSMSYLTQMLALTVQNFLSAASGMAVLIALIRGLSRQRTDRLGNFWVDMTRSVLYILLPLSLLVALLLVSQGVVQTFSGAETAVLLDSDTTTEGTAVSLQTIARGPVASQVAIKQLGTNGGGFFGVNSAHPLENPTPLSNLVEMLSILLIPAALCFTFGEMVGSRRQGAVLLAVMVIVFAAFLGTAVYAEQQGNPRLAALGIDQADGSMEGKEVRFGVVNSALWATATTAASNGSVNSMHDAYTPLGGLVPLLLMQLGEVIFGGVGSGLYGLLAFAVVAVFVAGLMVGRTPEYLGKKIEVFEMKMAILVILIPPLVVLLGTAVAVATAAGQSGATNPGPHGFSQILYAFSSMGNNNGSAFAGLDGSHPFYPISGGLVMLIARYWLMVPILAIAGSLAGKQTVPASAGTLPTDSLLFVGWLIAIILLVGALAFLPALALGPIVEQLLL; the protein is encoded by the coding sequence ATGAACGGACTGCTGCAAACTTCAATTTATCTGATCAGCCTGCTGCTGTTAGCCTGGCCCCTGGGCATTTATATGGCCGGTGTTTATCGCGGCGAACAAACCTGGTGGACACGGCCGTTTCACCCTCTGGAACGTCTCTTTTACCGTCTGGCCGGGGTGGACGAGCGCCAGGAAATGACCTGGCAGCAGATAGCCGTGTCGGTGCTGCTGTTCAATGCCGTCGGTTTTCTGGCCGTTTATCTGCTGCTGCGCCTGCAAGCGTGGCTGCCCCTCAACCCAGATGGCTTAACGGCCGTCCCCCCCGCGCTGGCTTTTAACACAGCCGTCTCCTTCGCCTCCAACACCAACTGGCAGTTCTACAGCGGCGAAACATCCATGAGCTACCTGACACAAATGCTGGCGCTGACCGTGCAAAACTTCCTTTCAGCGGCCAGCGGCATGGCCGTGCTGATAGCGCTCATCCGCGGACTCAGCCGCCAACGCACAGACCGGCTGGGCAACTTCTGGGTGGATATGACCCGCAGCGTGCTTTACATTTTGCTGCCATTGTCGCTGCTGGTTGCCTTACTGCTGGTATCGCAAGGGGTGGTGCAGACCTTCAGCGGGGCGGAAACGGCCGTCTTGCTCGACTCTGACACGACGACAGAGGGCACGGCCGTTTCCCTACAAACCATCGCCCGTGGCCCAGTCGCCTCCCAGGTCGCCATCAAACAACTGGGGACCAACGGCGGTGGCTTCTTTGGCGTCAACTCCGCCCACCCACTGGAAAACCCCACCCCCCTGAGCAACCTGGTGGAGATGCTGTCTATTCTGCTGATTCCCGCCGCCCTCTGTTTCACCTTTGGCGAGATGGTCGGCAGCCGGAGGCAAGGCGCTGTCCTGCTGGCGGTGATGGTGATTGTGTTTGCCGCTTTTCTGGGAACGGCCGTTTACGCCGAACAGCAGGGCAATCCCCGCCTGGCAGCGTTGGGCATAGACCAGGCCGACGGCAGCATGGAGGGCAAAGAAGTGCGCTTTGGCGTCGTCAACTCCGCCCTGTGGGCCACGGCCACCACCGCCGCCTCTAACGGCTCCGTCAATTCCATGCACGACGCCTACACCCCATTGGGCGGGCTGGTCCCCTTGCTGCTGATGCAGTTGGGCGAGGTCATCTTTGGCGGCGTCGGCTCCGGATTGTATGGGTTGTTGGCCTTTGCCGTCGTCGCTGTCTTTGTCGCCGGGCTGATGGTCGGCCGCACGCCAGAATACCTGGGCAAGAAGATTGAAGTGTTCGAGATGAAGATGGCGATCCTGGTCATCCTGATCCCGCCGTTGGTGGTGTTGTTGGGCACGGCCGTAGCCGTCGCCACCGCCGCCGGGCAAAGTGGGGCCACCAACCCCGGACCCCACGGCTTCAGCCAGATTTTGTACGCCTTCTCCTCGATGGGCAACAACAACGGCAGCGCCTTTGCCGGGCTTGACGGCAGCCATCCCTTCTATCCCATCAGCGGTGGTCTGGTGATGCTCATCGCCCGCTATTGGCTGATGGTCCCCATTCTGGCGATTGCCGGGTCGTTGGCGGGCAAGCAAACCGTGCCCGCTTCTGCCGGTACGCTGCCGACCGATTCACTGCTCTTCGTCGGCTGGCTGATTGCCATCATTTTGCTTGTAGGCGCGTTGGCCTTCTTGCCCGCGTTGGCTCTGGGGCCAATCGTGGAACAGTTGCTCTTGTAA
- a CDS encoding response regulator: MQKTKILVVDDEHAIRRFLRTALDAHGYEVHEATSGEDAVLQTINVRPDLIILDLGLPGIGGIEVTRRIREWSQTPIIILSVQNQDTDKIAALDAGADDYLTKPFSVGELTARLRVAMRHAHQEEQEPVFTSGKLCVDLTVRLVTCDEKEIQLTPTEYDLLVVLIRYAGRVLTHQQLLNEIRGAGYQTETHLLRVHMSNLRRKIEEDSSNPRYILTEPGVGYRLKVDV; this comes from the coding sequence ATGCAAAAAACCAAAATACTCGTTGTAGATGATGAACACGCCATCCGGCGCTTCCTGCGCACAGCGCTTGACGCCCATGGGTATGAAGTGCATGAAGCAACCAGTGGTGAAGATGCGGTTTTGCAGACGATTAATGTTCGACCAGACCTCATTATCCTCGATTTAGGGCTGCCAGGTATTGGCGGCATTGAAGTCACCCGGCGCATTAGAGAGTGGTCGCAAACGCCGATCATCATTCTGTCGGTTCAGAATCAGGACACCGACAAGATAGCGGCCCTGGACGCAGGCGCAGATGATTACCTGACCAAGCCGTTTAGCGTCGGCGAATTAACGGCGCGTCTGCGCGTGGCGATGAGACACGCGCATCAAGAGGAACAGGAGCCGGTGTTTACCAGCGGCAAACTGTGCGTAGACTTAACGGTACGTTTGGTAACTTGTGATGAGAAAGAGATACAGCTAACGCCCACCGAATATGATTTGCTGGTCGTGTTGATTCGTTATGCCGGCCGTGTACTGACACACCAACAACTGCTCAACGAGATTCGCGGCGCGGGGTACCAAACAGAAACCCACCTGCTGCGCGTCCACATGAGCAATCTCCGGCGCAAGATTGAAGAGGACTCCTCAAATCCCCGCTATATTTTGACAGAACCAGGCGTGGGCTATCGCTTGAAGGTGGATGTATAG
- the kdpC gene encoding potassium-transporting ATPase subunit KdpC, with the protein MKRFLSDLRPALLFLGLFTLLTGVVYPLVVTAVAQTIFHHQANGSLLEQEGVIVGSELIGQPFDDPAYFWGRPSLTTPQPYNAAASAGSNLAPSNPALAERVAARIAALQAADPTNLQPVPVDLVTASGSGLDPHISLAAATFQVERVARARGMETAVIQQLLTDHTEGRTFGLLGEPRINVLRLNLALDALQSSS; encoded by the coding sequence ATGAAACGATTTTTATCTGATTTGCGGCCGGCGTTACTGTTTTTAGGTTTGTTTACGCTGCTGACCGGGGTTGTTTATCCACTGGTGGTAACGGCCGTTGCCCAAACCATCTTTCATCATCAGGCCAATGGCAGCTTGCTGGAGCAAGAAGGGGTCATTGTCGGGTCGGAACTCATCGGCCAGCCCTTTGACGACCCGGCTTATTTTTGGGGACGGCCGTCGCTGACCACGCCTCAGCCCTACAACGCGGCAGCTTCAGCCGGTTCAAACCTGGCCCCCAGCAATCCCGCGCTGGCGGAACGGGTGGCTGCGCGAATCGCCGCGCTGCAAGCGGCTGATCCGACCAACTTACAGCCTGTTCCGGTGGATTTGGTGACGGCGTCCGGCAGTGGACTAGACCCGCACATCAGCCTGGCGGCGGCTACCTTCCAGGTGGAACGGGTGGCAAGGGCGAGAGGAATGGAAACGGCCGTTATCCAACAACTGCTCACCGACCACACCGAGGGCCGCACCTTTGGTTTGTTAGGCGAACCGCGGATCAACGTTCTGCGTTTAAACCTGGCGCTGGATGCTCTACAATCTAGTTCATGA